The following are encoded together in the Armatimonadota bacterium genome:
- a CDS encoding VWA domain-containing protein: MKTHKLLTVLASLAVLAFLAGCSGDFAQTLPSPDGVPAQSNIRFPLQDDQGNDIRGAKLNQFALQERPSGTTDPYRTARVTRLIETGGTTVTQANVMLNLDVSGSMASGSRIESMRDAAKLFVSLMRTNDRTAIQQFDDQWNLVVDFTSDKAALTTAIDTLYPDGLTAIWSSSMDALAHLAQDSAPGAKALVVMTDGEDNSSSHTHTDLINEAKRLGIPIYCIAFQVPSQTAEDNLRQVAVETGGQYFEPATQQDLQDAFFAVSQSTQASYQLFWNSNYAPGSLVDISVTYSGPGGPITFERKNVTVIAPTD, from the coding sequence GTGAAAACACACAAGCTCTTGACGGTACTGGCGAGTCTCGCGGTACTCGCGTTCCTCGCGGGCTGCAGCGGCGACTTCGCTCAGACGCTGCCATCTCCTGACGGGGTGCCGGCACAATCCAACATTCGCTTCCCCCTACAGGATGACCAAGGTAATGACATCAGAGGTGCGAAGTTGAACCAGTTCGCCCTCCAGGAGCGGCCCAGCGGGACCACAGATCCGTACCGAACCGCACGGGTCACTCGCCTCATTGAGACTGGCGGCACCACTGTCACGCAGGCCAATGTCATGCTCAACCTCGACGTCAGCGGTTCTATGGCATCGGGGTCGCGTATCGAGAGCATGCGAGATGCAGCCAAACTGTTCGTGTCGTTGATGCGCACGAATGATCGCACCGCGATCCAGCAGTTCGACGACCAGTGGAACCTGGTGGTAGACTTCACCAGTGATAAGGCTGCTCTCACGACGGCTATCGACACATTGTACCCCGATGGGTTGACCGCGATCTGGTCGTCCTCAATGGATGCGCTCGCGCACCTTGCCCAGGACTCTGCTCCTGGCGCGAAGGCCCTCGTGGTGATGACCGACGGCGAGGACAATTCGAGCTCCCATACGCACACGGACCTCATCAACGAAGCGAAGCGCTTGGGCATCCCCATCTACTGCATCGCCTTCCAAGTCCCGAGTCAGACGGCCGAGGACAACCTCCGCCAAGTCGCCGTGGAGACAGGGGGCCAGTACTTCGAGCCGGCGACGCAGCAGGACCTGCAGGATGCTTTCTTCGCAGTCTCGCAGTCGACTCAGGCAAGCTATCAGCTCTTCTGGAACAGCAACTATGCCCCGGGAAGCTTGGTTGACATCAGTGTGACTTACAGCGGCCCCGGCGGCCCAATCACCTTCGAGCGCAAGAACGTGACAGTGATCGCACCCACCGACTAG
- the larB gene encoding nickel pincer cofactor biosynthesis protein LarB — MDQRRLRDMLTQLAEGQVSVDDAMERLRHLPFEDLDYAKVDHHRALRTGFPEVVFCQSKTPQQIVGIFRALSGSADVILGTRADHEKYEAVACEFPHAIYHEAARIIQIGEPEVDCCAGPCLVLSAGTSDIAVADEAAIVAGCAGCTVERIHDVGVAGLHRLLEHRERLLAARVIIVVAGMEGALASVVGGLVSQPVIAVPTSVGYGASFGGVAALLAMLNTCSAGVVVVNIDNGFGAGYFAAMLCRQIAAAARQGA; from the coding sequence ATGGACCAGCGACGCCTCAGGGATATGCTCACCCAACTCGCGGAAGGCCAAGTGTCGGTGGATGACGCGATGGAGCGCCTGCGCCACTTGCCCTTCGAGGACCTGGACTACGCGAAGGTGGACCACCACCGCGCCCTGCGTACCGGGTTCCCCGAGGTAGTTTTCTGCCAGAGCAAGACGCCGCAACAGATCGTAGGCATCTTCCGGGCGCTCAGCGGCAGCGCCGACGTGATCCTGGGCACTCGCGCCGACCATGAGAAGTATGAAGCGGTCGCCTGCGAGTTCCCTCACGCTATCTACCACGAGGCCGCCCGCATCATCCAGATCGGCGAGCCGGAAGTCGACTGCTGCGCCGGTCCCTGCCTGGTCTTGTCTGCAGGCACTTCCGATATCGCAGTGGCCGACGAGGCCGCTATCGTGGCCGGTTGCGCGGGATGCACCGTGGAACGTATCCATGATGTGGGCGTGGCAGGCCTGCACCGCCTCCTTGAGCATCGGGAACGTCTCTTGGCCGCGCGGGTTATCATCGTCGTTGCGGGTATGGAGGGCGCCCTTGCCAGTGTGGTCGGTGGTCTGGTATCACAACCCGTGATTGCGGTGCCCACAAGCGTCGGCTACGGGGCCAGCTTCGGGGGCGTCGCAGCCCTGCTGGCCATGCTCAACACATGCTCTGCCGGCGTGGTAGTCGTGAACATCGACAACGGCTTTGGCGCCGGGTATTTCGCGGCAATGCTCTGCCGACAGATCGCGGCCGCCGCGCGCCAGGGCGCTTGA
- a CDS encoding sugar phosphate isomerase/epimerase, giving the protein MLKSISYWSFPADMTVEQRMRAAKDAGFQAIELTLEAQGEICAETPADNIRRIKDLAVAIGIETPTFATGLGWAHPAVGVDDAAGAKGLEITRKQLEFAEILGASTILTVPCTVSPELEYDVAYDRTIEVFSGPIADEAAARGVYIGLEIVWNKFLYSPVEFRNIIDAINKPFVGAYFDVGNVVSFGYPDQWIKILGERIKAVHFKDFKLAIGNIQGFVDLLEGDVPWDRVMAAFKQIGYDGPATAEMMPPYNHFPLQLVKATSLAMDEILSL; this is encoded by the coding sequence ATGCTCAAGTCAATCAGTTACTGGTCGTTCCCGGCAGATATGACCGTGGAGCAGCGCATGCGAGCGGCGAAAGACGCTGGATTCCAGGCCATTGAGTTGACCCTCGAGGCTCAGGGCGAAATCTGCGCCGAGACCCCGGCAGACAACATACGACGCATCAAGGACCTGGCCGTCGCGATTGGCATTGAGACCCCCACTTTCGCAACAGGTCTGGGCTGGGCACACCCCGCCGTGGGTGTGGACGATGCTGCGGGGGCCAAAGGGCTTGAGATCACCCGCAAGCAGCTCGAGTTCGCCGAGATACTCGGCGCCTCTACCATTCTGACTGTGCCCTGCACCGTCTCGCCCGAGCTCGAGTATGATGTGGCGTATGACCGGACCATCGAAGTGTTTTCCGGCCCTATTGCGGACGAAGCTGCTGCGCGAGGTGTCTATATCGGCCTGGAGATCGTCTGGAACAAGTTCCTGTACAGCCCGGTGGAGTTCCGCAACATCATCGACGCCATCAACAAGCCCTTCGTGGGCGCCTACTTCGACGTGGGCAATGTGGTCTCGTTTGGCTACCCCGACCAGTGGATCAAGATACTCGGCGAGCGCATCAAAGCCGTCCACTTCAAGGACTTCAAGCTCGCAATCGGCAATATCCAGGGCTTCGTGGACCTGCTCGAAGGCGACGTGCCGTGGGACCGCGTCATGGCCGCATTCAAGCAGATTGGCTACGACGGCCCCGCCACCGCCGAGATGATGCCGCCGTACAACCACTTCCCCCTGCAGCTCGTGAAGGCTACCAGTCTTGCCATGGATGAGATACTCTCGTTGTAG
- a CDS encoding right-handed parallel beta-helix repeat-containing protein has product MRFFPLLLIVASSAMPAVSADVALFVSPTGNDAWSGYLATPNAAHTDGPVASLRAALDRIVDLKAKGGADGPITITVADGIYPLDRPLTFTPHHGGSATAPLVIQAAPGAAPAFEGGREITGFRVTEDGLWTAQVPDLDGKAWRFEQLWVNGRRAVRARTPNARVFHDLADPAFEARFPTSLAVPDYFYAARKVNYAADPVTGELANLSRRAFIAREEDIRPLLDLSPDETSDVAVVAYHAWTNSLHRLQTVDGGSHMVITSGPDTYAFHYWGYGQRYHLENFRAALDQPGEWFLDRAGTLLYKPLPGESPATARVVAPVIDSFASFTGDAAAGIPIEYIALRGIAFRYAGYTMPPNGFADTQAAASIPATVMLDGARNVTFENCEIAHTGIAGIWFRKGCTDCRLERSHLYDLGASGVRIGETAIRPDASEHTSRIVVDNNIIRAGSRIFTSGVGVWIGQTANNQITHNEIADFFYSGVSAGWRWGYGPTLNRDNTIDFNHIHHLGWGVMSDMGGVYTLGTADGSTVSNNVIHDVQSYDRYGWGGLGLYNDEGSTHFTMENNLVYGCKDAGYHQHYGKENLIRNNILYCQDDYQVSRARVEEHVSFTFENNIVYWKTGKLFWGNWKDDRVILRSNVYWYAGAGTADFVGMTFEDWQRSGKDAGSVMADPLFVDPENGDFTLKPESPALALGFKPFDYGRAGLYGDPAWKSLPARIHYPPVPPRPEPPPAPPTVIDDSFETTPVGAPPADAHASLGGAGAAIAVTEEEAATGKRSLKLVDAEGLDHDFNPYFFYSPRYREGMAECSFSIRIQPQTRFWHEWRDSANPYQVGPSLNIVAGELAAGNQKLMEVPAGQWVGIRIRAGLGERCDGLWSVEVSIPGAEPRLFEGLKNGSAGWKTLDWIGFVSNAQVATTLYLDDIRAYRE; this is encoded by the coding sequence ATGCGATTTTTCCCGCTTCTTCTCATTGTCGCCAGCTCAGCCATGCCCGCCGTCTCGGCGGATGTGGCTTTGTTCGTGTCGCCCACGGGAAATGATGCCTGGTCAGGATATCTGGCGACCCCCAACGCCGCGCATACCGACGGCCCCGTTGCCTCATTGCGGGCCGCGCTCGATCGTATTGTCGACCTGAAAGCGAAGGGTGGCGCTGACGGTCCCATCACGATCACCGTTGCGGATGGAATCTACCCTCTGGACCGGCCACTGACCTTCACTCCACACCACGGCGGCAGCGCTACCGCGCCCTTGGTTATCCAGGCGGCCCCGGGAGCCGCTCCAGCGTTCGAGGGAGGTCGTGAGATCACCGGCTTCCGCGTCACTGAGGACGGACTCTGGACGGCCCAGGTGCCCGATCTGGACGGCAAGGCGTGGCGTTTTGAGCAGCTCTGGGTCAACGGTCGCCGCGCGGTCCGGGCCCGTACACCCAATGCTCGAGTCTTTCACGACCTCGCCGACCCTGCCTTCGAGGCCCGTTTCCCCACCTCCCTCGCCGTGCCGGACTACTTCTACGCCGCCCGCAAAGTGAACTACGCAGCCGACCCGGTCACCGGCGAGTTGGCCAACCTTTCCAGACGCGCGTTCATCGCCCGCGAGGAAGACATCCGGCCACTGCTCGACCTTTCCCCGGACGAGACTTCCGACGTTGCGGTCGTCGCCTACCACGCTTGGACCAACAGCCTCCACCGCCTGCAGACCGTCGATGGCGGGTCGCACATGGTCATCACTTCAGGCCCCGACACCTACGCCTTCCATTACTGGGGCTACGGGCAGCGCTACCACCTTGAGAACTTCCGCGCTGCCCTTGACCAACCCGGTGAGTGGTTCCTGGATCGCGCCGGCACACTGCTTTACAAACCCCTGCCGGGCGAGTCGCCAGCCACTGCGCGAGTGGTGGCGCCTGTCATCGATAGTTTCGCATCATTCACCGGTGACGCTGCGGCCGGGATCCCCATCGAGTACATCGCTTTGCGTGGCATCGCCTTCCGCTACGCCGGCTACACCATGCCACCCAATGGCTTCGCGGACACCCAGGCGGCCGCCTCGATCCCAGCCACCGTCATGCTGGACGGCGCGCGGAACGTAACCTTCGAGAACTGTGAGATCGCCCACACGGGCATCGCAGGCATCTGGTTCCGTAAGGGCTGCACGGATTGTCGCCTTGAGCGCTCTCACCTGTACGACCTGGGGGCAAGCGGAGTGCGCATCGGTGAGACTGCGATACGGCCCGATGCCTCAGAGCACACTTCCCGCATCGTGGTGGACAACAACATCATCCGCGCCGGCAGCCGGATATTCACATCCGGCGTGGGCGTCTGGATCGGCCAGACAGCCAACAATCAGATAACCCACAACGAGATTGCCGACTTTTTCTACAGCGGGGTTTCTGCGGGCTGGCGATGGGGATACGGTCCGACCCTCAACCGCGACAACACCATCGATTTCAACCACATCCACCATCTCGGCTGGGGCGTCATGAGCGACATGGGCGGCGTGTACACCCTCGGAACCGCCGATGGCTCAACCGTCAGCAACAACGTCATCCACGATGTTCAGTCCTATGACCGCTACGGCTGGGGCGGGCTCGGTCTGTACAACGACGAAGGCTCTACGCATTTCACCATGGAGAACAACCTGGTCTACGGGTGCAAGGACGCGGGTTACCACCAGCATTACGGCAAGGAGAACCTGATCCGCAACAACATCCTGTACTGCCAGGACGACTACCAGGTCTCCCGGGCTCGCGTAGAAGAGCACGTGTCCTTCACCTTCGAGAACAACATTGTCTACTGGAAGACCGGGAAGCTTTTCTGGGGCAACTGGAAGGACGACCGGGTCATCTTGCGGAGCAACGTCTACTGGTATGCCGGGGCCGGCACAGCGGACTTCGTGGGGATGACTTTCGAGGACTGGCAGAGGTCCGGCAAGGATGCCGGCTCAGTCATGGCCGACCCGCTCTTCGTGGACCCGGAAAACGGTGATTTCACTCTGAAGCCGGAGTCGCCGGCGCTTGCGCTTGGCTTCAAACCCTTCGACTACGGCCGAGCTGGGCTGTACGGCGATCCGGCGTGGAAGTCCCTGCCCGCTCGGATACACTATCCACCAGTACCCCCGCGTCCCGAACCACCTCCTGCTCCCCCGACCGTCATCGACGACAGTTTCGAGACCACACCCGTTGGGGCGCCCCCGGCAGATGCCCACGCCAGTCTCGGCGGAGCCGGCGCGGCGATTGCGGTCACCGAGGAAGAGGCGGCCACAGGCAAGCGCTCGCTGAAGCTTGTGGACGCCGAAGGGCTGGACCACGACTTCAACCCCTACTTCTTCTATTCTCCGCGCTATCGGGAGGGAATGGCTGAGTGCTCTTTCAGCATCCGCATCCAGCCCCAGACCCGCTTCTGGCATGAATGGCGAGACAGCGCGAACCCTTACCAGGTGGGGCCAAGCCTGAACATTGTCGCGGGGGAGCTGGCCGCCGGGAACCAGAAACTGATGGAAGTCCCCGCTGGGCAATGGGTGGGGATCCGCATCCGGGCAGGCCTCGGTGAACGCTGTGACGGGCTTTGGAGCGTGGAGGTGAGCATCCCCGGCGCGGAGCCGAGGCTGTTCGAGGGCCTGAAGAACGGCAGCGCCGGGTGGAAAACCCTCGACTGGATTGGGTTCGTGAGCAACGCGCAGGTGGCCACAACGCTCTACCTCGACGACATCCGGGCATACCGGGAGTGA
- a CDS encoding GGDEF domain-containing protein codes for MLDIHRASPELVAAAPGAQASLHEALASAGSPLDVLEACDRALGADTGYVWAVTGAHQPSEGFVYGSKPADDAELRALLEQMRESLSSDSCLRADGTQVQFVCRWASPGAALGRLRTDGYDQVRLTANGSAYGLLRAVPTDLTGDDMDRRRVQAVLRAAAGYAILSLERLARKQMVDPLTGLWTPEEFELRVGVEVERAQVYPVEFSLVLMEMRMGADRLPGCLTDQELAAVGRVLRQSLRTADSAARMPDGRFALLLPVTSQRSAFIAVSRVLDRLRQDPDLPDDIECRTGVSGWTFEGSSGPELFQQAGAALENARAAGAKGAFVFL; via the coding sequence ATGCTGGATATACACAGGGCATCTCCCGAGCTTGTGGCCGCAGCCCCAGGGGCCCAGGCTTCTCTGCACGAAGCACTGGCTTCCGCCGGATCGCCTTTGGACGTACTGGAGGCCTGTGACAGGGCGCTGGGCGCTGATACTGGGTATGTCTGGGCTGTCACCGGCGCGCATCAGCCGTCGGAAGGTTTCGTCTACGGCTCAAAGCCCGCGGATGACGCCGAACTGCGCGCGCTGCTCGAGCAAATGAGAGAGAGCTTGAGCAGCGATTCCTGCCTGCGAGCGGATGGAACCCAGGTTCAGTTCGTCTGCCGATGGGCAAGTCCCGGGGCCGCGTTAGGACGACTGCGGACAGACGGCTATGACCAGGTGCGGCTCACCGCCAACGGCTCGGCCTATGGGCTGCTCCGCGCTGTACCGACGGACCTGACTGGGGACGATATGGACAGGCGGCGCGTGCAGGCGGTGCTGAGGGCCGCGGCCGGATACGCGATCCTCAGTCTCGAGCGCCTGGCACGGAAGCAGATGGTGGACCCACTGACAGGCCTGTGGACGCCGGAAGAGTTCGAACTTCGGGTGGGAGTGGAGGTCGAACGCGCACAGGTGTACCCGGTGGAGTTTTCGCTGGTGCTCATGGAAATGCGCATGGGCGCTGACCGCCTGCCGGGGTGCCTGACTGATCAGGAACTGGCTGCTGTGGGGAGGGTACTGCGCCAGAGCCTGAGGACTGCGGATTCCGCCGCGCGCATGCCCGACGGCCGCTTTGCGCTGCTCTTGCCCGTCACCAGCCAGCGCAGCGCGTTCATTGCAGTCTCACGAGTGTTGGACCGCCTGCGGCAGGATCCGGACCTGCCCGACGACATTGAATGTCGAACAGGTGTGAGCGGGTGGACTTTCGAGGGCTCAAGCGGGCCGGAGTTGTTCCAACAGGCGGGCGCGGCGTTAGAGAACGCACGTGCTGCCGGGGCGAAGGGCGCTTTCGTGTTCCTGTAA
- a CDS encoding VCBS repeat-containing protein, translating into MRPVSYFHLLWTAIAVLAVTPISAQVSENLLENGSFDDGTSEDGVPLGWSLYMARDDNRDIRLVEMPHEGRFAVLIYDNDPGQEIGIVQTIPARGGECYEASVMVRGYEGASSAGSYLQLRFLPSDQFHQVPLVVQSSESYSRIAVKAVAPEGTKQARLYLYTHRDPAPKVMVDSVAIVSGVEPPPPPPPPVPPAVPPVYSTLKKLYLETPLVEDGQSVCSIVTPANGRYDGMAGRIQQTIADITGVRPAILRDTDDGAAVPIRGNLIALGNRSTNRTIEELYNRYYCLLDLRYPGPGGHVVRTLHNPFGDGHNVIFAGGSDDQGVSSAVDQLITRLREAGGEQGALTVGRIMDIKLGRGVDPPTDVRQMEIWDASRGYGSTGYFGWCSISKQAAMYYMTGRPEHAREFIRLSFPDEKAKAEIADIDGERIENKDDPLAGFYHYNAHLAILFWDLIEESDVFSDEERLRVTNAFSRQLNHRKDEGVYTLNEPPPYVGSRHGQWSAISLYCLGRYFQKDYPSPVWAQCVRGAELHFAPLAQHAWVQGESDNLFWYNTGTAPILTWMCLSGDRKPLESGALATLLRGQEILISGREPDDALNSAAIDYLHKAAYLMRDGRWIHYRMRTGIDTTIFRLGQSFWPEPELRPVAPTDLAGKWLVHSLPQPAWESRATGFSPDESYYFAGFRTASDDTGDYLLIDGFNGASRNPYHTLAILELRLDGNTLLEGYNNQLLTRADGLVEPQVAMDAALRWRDVIGQTAAFVADVPKAAYCNWRRGFAQRVGRYVLVMDDLTFRADSDNVEVQTLWETGRGVWKQDENALMIHPITASALPPGWTRFRARDAKYTGKPAAPDGIVSLDSLDIVLLRSREIGDWMEVVFEVPEPVSGEVFAEFLDYNDRGVAGIYLDGKRVVERYDNNAGNAVNGRVSLGRHTLTVGKHTVRLEVVGIKEGSDRAFIGFRGITVRPEGAPEPPEYQDFELAPSDPVIATQQGRTTTLEWTGKAREGEHRIFFTLIARPEAEGSQVSCMRLSDNAAALRLPQPAVAFTGEFRGSKAQFAVLAADHVFARAMTSLAAGALTVAISDVPVDLDWDFSGGALSIVAAAPASVRIAAAPAEGAMLNGQPLAAVSVPDGLILDLPAGRHTLMGVALSGSANAPLSAHLESLLNAAAESRTQALAARKAGAASDLPSLEPGYSAAVDGAAALQVTIPGDEGNLLAVAAGKSVAVLDSTGQTVTTLILADQVLSLHWWPEPALLLVGCRDERVVAFDRNWQRKWEFTSIMDPEVFRAAKTYWFKSAPGHEGVHAITSGAFENGKQQAFLGSACTLEIIDENGKLDHRMPVFWGPGHLFAFVDGPEGSTNLLIAREPTDSERLAIVNSRTPDRVSGWGFTSVPAGHVYVGSWAQMTRDHIFYVDMDGDGKREVVSEINGVWNRVTIWDGAGNALFNANFGPGNSIPARNIRDLDVADLDGDGKQEILVALSSGLVVALNHRCEKLWSTRSPSPPTVLAAFGASDGVPGTIFVGCENGSTRVLDAAGSAQMQGKVDGRPVSILKAGAGRERAVTVGTSKGQVARFQW; encoded by the coding sequence ATGCGCCCAGTTTCGTACTTTCACCTGCTTTGGACCGCCATCGCGGTCCTGGCCGTCACCCCGATTTCTGCCCAGGTCTCGGAGAATCTCCTCGAGAATGGTTCCTTTGATGACGGAACTTCCGAAGATGGCGTTCCCCTGGGCTGGTCGCTTTACATGGCCCGGGATGACAACCGCGATATTCGCCTCGTTGAGATGCCCCACGAAGGCAGGTTCGCCGTGCTTATCTACGACAATGACCCCGGGCAGGAGATCGGGATCGTCCAGACCATTCCGGCCCGGGGTGGTGAGTGCTATGAAGCCAGCGTGATGGTGCGTGGCTACGAGGGGGCATCATCAGCCGGTTCGTACCTCCAGCTCCGATTCTTGCCTTCCGACCAGTTCCATCAGGTGCCGCTGGTGGTTCAGAGTTCGGAGAGCTATTCGCGCATCGCGGTCAAGGCCGTGGCTCCCGAGGGCACAAAGCAGGCGCGTCTCTACCTGTACACCCACCGCGATCCCGCGCCGAAAGTGATGGTGGACTCCGTGGCAATTGTATCCGGCGTCGAGCCGCCTCCTCCGCCGCCGCCCCCTGTTCCACCCGCTGTCCCCCCTGTCTACAGTACGCTGAAGAAGCTTTACCTGGAAACACCCCTGGTGGAGGACGGGCAGTCGGTCTGCTCCATCGTGACACCTGCGAATGGGCGCTACGATGGTATGGCCGGCCGAATCCAGCAGACAATCGCCGACATAACCGGGGTCCGTCCAGCCATCCTGCGTGATACCGACGACGGTGCCGCAGTTCCCATCCGAGGCAACCTTATCGCTCTCGGCAACCGCTCCACGAACCGCACCATCGAGGAGTTGTACAACCGCTATTACTGCCTCCTCGACTTGCGCTATCCCGGTCCCGGGGGCCACGTGGTCCGCACCCTCCACAATCCCTTCGGCGACGGGCACAACGTCATCTTCGCTGGTGGCAGCGATGACCAGGGGGTGTCGAGTGCTGTCGACCAGCTCATCACCCGCCTGCGCGAGGCCGGGGGAGAACAGGGCGCGCTCACTGTCGGGCGGATCATGGACATAAAGCTGGGGCGGGGCGTTGATCCGCCCACAGATGTGCGGCAAATGGAGATCTGGGACGCTTCGCGCGGGTACGGCAGCACCGGGTATTTCGGCTGGTGCAGCATCAGCAAGCAGGCGGCCATGTATTACATGACCGGCCGGCCTGAGCACGCGCGAGAGTTCATCCGCCTGTCTTTCCCGGACGAGAAAGCGAAAGCCGAGATCGCAGACATCGACGGGGAGCGCATCGAGAACAAGGACGACCCGCTGGCGGGCTTCTACCACTACAACGCCCACCTGGCCATACTCTTCTGGGACCTCATCGAGGAGAGTGACGTTTTCAGCGACGAAGAGCGCCTCAGGGTCACCAACGCCTTCTCACGCCAGCTCAATCACCGCAAGGATGAAGGCGTCTACACGCTGAACGAGCCACCGCCGTACGTGGGCTCGCGCCATGGGCAGTGGTCTGCGATATCCCTCTACTGCCTGGGCCGCTACTTCCAGAAGGATTACCCCAGCCCTGTCTGGGCCCAGTGCGTTCGAGGCGCGGAACTGCATTTCGCACCGCTTGCGCAACATGCGTGGGTCCAAGGCGAGAGTGACAACCTCTTCTGGTACAACACCGGCACCGCTCCGATTCTGACGTGGATGTGCCTAAGCGGGGATCGCAAGCCCCTGGAGAGCGGGGCGCTGGCCACGCTCCTGCGTGGGCAGGAGATCCTCATCTCTGGCCGCGAACCCGACGATGCCCTGAACTCGGCTGCCATCGACTATCTGCACAAGGCCGCATATCTCATGCGGGACGGTCGCTGGATTCACTATCGCATGCGCACGGGCATCGACACTACCATCTTCCGCCTCGGCCAGTCTTTCTGGCCCGAACCCGAACTGCGCCCGGTCGCGCCTACTGACCTGGCCGGCAAATGGCTGGTGCATTCTCTCCCGCAACCCGCGTGGGAGAGCCGCGCCACGGGATTCAGCCCGGACGAGTCCTACTACTTCGCCGGGTTCCGCACTGCATCCGATGACACCGGCGACTATCTCCTCATCGACGGCTTCAACGGCGCCTCGCGCAATCCCTATCACACCCTGGCGATTCTCGAGCTGCGGCTGGACGGGAACACGCTTCTCGAAGGCTACAATAACCAGCTGTTGACCCGCGCCGACGGCCTCGTGGAGCCACAGGTGGCCATGGATGCAGCCCTGCGCTGGCGTGATGTAATCGGCCAGACCGCGGCGTTCGTGGCTGATGTGCCGAAGGCGGCTTACTGCAACTGGCGTCGCGGTTTCGCCCAGCGCGTTGGCCGTTATGTTCTGGTGATGGACGACCTCACCTTTCGCGCAGACAGCGACAACGTGGAGGTCCAGACCTTGTGGGAGACCGGGCGCGGGGTCTGGAAGCAGGACGAAAACGCGTTGATGATCCACCCCATCACCGCCTCCGCGCTGCCGCCGGGTTGGACCCGGTTCCGGGCCCGCGATGCCAAGTACACCGGTAAGCCCGCCGCGCCCGACGGCATCGTCTCCCTGGACAGCCTGGACATCGTGCTTCTGCGTTCGCGTGAAATCGGCGACTGGATGGAGGTCGTCTTTGAGGTTCCCGAACCGGTTTCGGGCGAAGTGTTCGCGGAGTTCTTGGACTACAACGACCGTGGGGTCGCCGGCATTTACCTGGATGGCAAGCGCGTGGTGGAGCGGTACGACAACAATGCCGGCAATGCCGTCAACGGACGGGTCTCCCTGGGTCGGCACACCCTGACGGTGGGCAAGCATACGGTCCGCCTCGAGGTCGTAGGCATCAAGGAAGGCAGTGACAGGGCTTTCATCGGCTTCCGAGGCATCACCGTCCGACCAGAGGGTGCGCCGGAGCCGCCTGAATACCAAGACTTCGAGCTTGCGCCCTCCGACCCTGTGATCGCGACTCAGCAAGGCCGCACCACCACCCTCGAGTGGACCGGCAAGGCCCGGGAGGGTGAGCACCGCATCTTCTTCACACTTATCGCGCGGCCCGAAGCCGAGGGCTCGCAAGTGAGCTGCATGCGCCTGTCTGACAATGCAGCCGCCCTGCGCCTGCCTCAGCCGGCGGTGGCCTTCACGGGCGAGTTCCGGGGCAGCAAAGCCCAGTTCGCTGTTCTCGCCGCCGACCATGTCTTCGCCCGGGCGATGACTTCGCTTGCAGCGGGTGCGTTGACTGTGGCCATCTCCGATGTGCCGGTTGATTTGGACTGGGACTTCTCCGGGGGCGCGCTCTCTATCGTTGCGGCGGCCCCGGCATCGGTGCGCATCGCGGCAGCCCCCGCAGAAGGCGCCATGCTCAACGGCCAGCCCCTCGCAGCCGTATCTGTGCCCGACGGCCTGATCCTCGACCTTCCCGCAGGCCGCCATACCTTGATGGGCGTCGCTCTCTCAGGTTCCGCCAATGCGCCGCTTTCAGCCCATCTGGAAAGCCTTCTGAACGCGGCTGCGGAGTCACGCACCCAAGCTCTGGCCGCGCGCAAGGCCGGCGCTGCATCGGATCTTCCCTCTCTCGAGCCCGGGTACAGCGCGGCCGTCGACGGCGCGGCAGCATTGCAGGTTACAATCCCGGGCGACGAAGGGAACCTGCTGGCGGTTGCGGCGGGCAAGTCAGTGGCGGTCCTTGATTCCACTGGGCAGACCGTGACCACGCTGATTCTGGCCGATCAAGTTCTTTCCCTACACTGGTGGCCCGAACCCGCCCTGCTCCTCGTCGGCTGCCGGGACGAAAGAGTCGTCGCATTTGACCGCAATTGGCAACGCAAGTGGGAGTTCACCTCCATCATGGACCCCGAAGTCTTCCGCGCTGCGAAGACCTACTGGTTCAAGTCCGCGCCGGGTCACGAGGGCGTCCACGCCATAACCAGCGGGGCCTTTGAAAACGGCAAGCAGCAGGCGTTTCTGGGCAGCGCCTGCACGCTGGAGATCATCGACGAAAACGGAAAGCTGGATCACCGCATGCCGGTCTTTTGGGGGCCCGGACATCTATTCGCCTTCGTCGACGGCCCCGAAGGAAGCACCAACCTGCTTATCGCCCGGGAGCCCACAGACTCCGAGCGCCTGGCCATTGTCAACAGCCGCACCCCAGACCGGGTCAGCGGCTGGGGCTTCACTTCCGTCCCCGCTGGACACGTCTACGTGGGGAGTTGGGCGCAGATGACCCGCGACCACATTTTCTATGTGGACATGGACGGAGACGGCAAGCGCGAGGTGGTCTCCGAGATCAACGGGGTCTGGAACCGCGTTACCATCTGGGACGGTGCGGGAAATGCCCTGTTCAACGCCAACTTCGGTCCAGGCAACAGCATACCGGCGCGCAACATCCGCGACCTGGACGTGGCGGACCTGGACGGTGACGGCAAGCAGGAGATCCTCGTCGCCCTCTCCAGCGGCCTTGTGGTGGCGCTGAACCACCGCTGCGAGAAGCTCTGGTCTACCCGCTCGCCCAGCCCCCCCACCGTTCTCGCGGCTTTCGGGGCAAGCGATGGCGTCCCAGGCACCATCTTCGTCGGTTGCGAGAACGGGTCCACCCGGGTCCTCGACGCAGCCGGCAGCGCTCAGATGCAGGGCAAGGTGGATGGCAGACCGGTCTCGATCCTCAAGGCAGGCGCTGGAAGGGAGCGGGCCGTTACCGTTGGCACGAGCAAGGGACAGGTTGCCCGGTTCCAGTGGTAA